In Aerococcus loyolae, a genomic segment contains:
- a CDS encoding mannitol-1-phosphate 5-dehydrogenase, whose product MKAVHFGAGNIGRGFIGEVLVANGFTVDFVDVNETIVDALNERGSYQIGYAAPGEEKIDISGVKAINNGKNPEAVVQAIQEANIITTAIGPNILPYIAELIALGLQARRQAGVSQPIDVIACENMIGGTDFLHQEVDKYLTDQDQDYVDRYVGFPNAAVDRIVPEQHHEDVLFVSVEPFKEWVVDQTQSKAKNIRLDGVLYVDDLEPYIERKLFSVNTGHASVAYSGAAKGYQTIGQALEDEVILERLKAVLKETSSLLIAKWNFKEADMAAYRKKIVERFQNPMIVDQVNRVGRTPIRKLGYNERFIRPIRELKEQGLDYSNLLAVVGLAFNFDNPQDDQSVALQEKLQKQSLEEVIQDVTGLNDTDLIHEIKAAVEAAK is encoded by the coding sequence ATGAAAGCTGTACATTTTGGCGCGGGGAATATCGGACGTGGTTTTATTGGTGAAGTATTAGTTGCCAATGGTTTTACCGTTGATTTTGTGGATGTGAATGAAACGATCGTGGATGCCTTGAACGAGCGGGGATCCTACCAAATTGGTTATGCGGCACCGGGAGAAGAAAAAATTGATATTTCTGGTGTAAAAGCTATTAATAATGGGAAAAATCCTGAAGCCGTGGTTCAAGCCATTCAGGAAGCAAATATTATTACCACCGCGATTGGCCCTAATATCCTTCCCTATATTGCTGAATTAATTGCCCTAGGCTTACAAGCACGTCGCCAAGCTGGGGTTAGCCAACCTATTGATGTCATTGCTTGTGAAAACATGATTGGGGGGACCGATTTCTTACACCAAGAAGTCGATAAGTACCTGACCGATCAAGATCAAGACTATGTTGATCGCTATGTTGGTTTTCCTAATGCAGCTGTCGACCGGATTGTCCCTGAGCAACACCATGAGGATGTCCTCTTTGTGAGTGTAGAACCCTTCAAAGAATGGGTGGTTGACCAAACCCAATCCAAGGCGAAGAACATTCGCTTAGACGGGGTCCTCTATGTGGATGACCTCGAACCTTACATTGAACGGAAGTTATTCTCGGTCAATACTGGCCATGCTTCCGTAGCTTATTCCGGAGCAGCTAAGGGCTATCAAACCATTGGCCAAGCCTTAGAAGATGAGGTCATTTTAGAACGTTTGAAAGCAGTCCTAAAAGAAACCAGCAGCTTGTTAATTGCCAAGTGGAACTTTAAGGAAGCGGATATGGCCGCCTACCGGAAAAAAATTGTTGAACGTTTCCAAAATCCAATGATTGTTGACCAAGTCAATCGGGTGGGTCGGACACCGATCCGTAAGTTGGGTTATAATGAACGCTTTATCCGTCCAATCCGTGAATTAAAGGAACAGGGCTTAGACTATAGCAATCTACTAGCAGTGGTTGGCCTAGCCTTTAACTTTGATAATCCCCAAGACGACCAAAGTGTAGCCTTACAAGAAAAATTACAAAAGCAAAGCCTAGAAGAAGTCATCCAAGATGTCACTGGCTTGAATGATACGGACTTAATTCATGAAATTAAAGCCGCAGTTGAAGCCGCTAAATAA
- a CDS encoding acyl-CoA thioesterase: MENETKDLVLNCKDTLVVHEMLILPAHTNPAGNLYGGELLYLIDNVASLAAHKATRCSGVTASLDNMNFISPFKLGEIVRIECYVTGTGHRSLEVFVKVIGENYQENRKFIGATSFLTFVATPKEDEDFTMPKIQPETDEERYICAGYGSRRKIRQEQRKEDQIIQEKMKHHFH, encoded by the coding sequence ATGGAAAACGAAACAAAGGATTTAGTCCTTAATTGTAAAGACACACTAGTTGTCCATGAAATGTTAATTTTACCTGCCCATACTAACCCAGCTGGAAACCTCTATGGTGGGGAGTTACTTTATTTAATCGACAATGTGGCTAGTCTAGCTGCCCATAAGGCCACCCGCTGTTCTGGGGTAACAGCCTCCTTGGACAATATGAACTTCATTAGCCCCTTTAAATTAGGGGAGATTGTCCGCATCGAGTGTTATGTCACTGGGACCGGTCATCGCAGCTTGGAAGTCTTTGTCAAAGTGATTGGTGAAAATTATCAGGAAAACCGGAAATTCATTGGCGCAACCTCTTTCTTAACCTTTGTCGCTACTCCAAAAGAAGATGAAGATTTTACCATGCCCAAAATTCAACCAGAAACCGATGAAGAACGCTACATCTGCGCTGGTTATGGCTCCCGCCGCAAGATCCGCCAGGAACAACGCAAAGAAGACCAAATCATTCAAGAGAAAATGAAACATCATTTCCATTAA